In Bradyrhizobium guangdongense, the sequence GCTGCTCCAGACCGCCTCCGTCGAGAAGGGCGCCGCCGCCGCCAAGAAGTGCGCCGCCTGCCACACTTTCGAGAAGGGCGGTCCCAACCGCGTCGGTCCGAACCTCTACGGCATCGTCGGCGACCACCGCGGTGAAGGCCGCAACGGCTTCAACTTCTCGGCCGCGATGAAGGCCAAGGGGGGCACCTGGACCATCGACGAGCTGAACAAGTTCATCGCCAATCCGAAGGGCGACATCCCCGGCACCGCGATGGGCTTCGCCGGCATCCCGAAGGATAGCGAGCGCGCCGACGTCCTTGCCTACCTGAACAGCCTCTCCGACAACCCGAAGCCGCTCCCGACTGCGGCGAAATAAGGCGCTTCAATCTTCGATCTCGGACATGCGGCCAGGCCCCAAAGCCTGGCCGTTTCCCTGTCCGGGCCTCGCAGCGCCGTGATCGGGGCGTTTGGTCGCATCGAAGAGGCCGCCCGGCCTTCCAAGATGAGGAAAAAGCAACATATTCGGTCGAAACCTCGCCTATATTGGGAACTTAAAGGAGTAGCCTCCTTCAAGACAGGGATGTTGATTTGGCCATTACCCGACGCGATCTTCTGCTCACCGGCGCGGCCGCTGCCGCGCTTCCCGCCCTCGGTTCTGCGGCGGGTGTTCCCCTGGTCGGATCGGCGGAAGCGCAGACCGGAGAACTGGCTTCAAATGGGCTGCCTTGGCGCCACGCGCTGTCACTGTTCGGCGACATCAAGTACCCGGCGGGTTTCAAGCGTTTCGACTATGTCAATCCGGATGCGCCCAAGGGCGGCGTCGCGCGGCTGATCTCGCTCGGGACCTTCGACAATTTCAATCTCGCTGTTGCCGGCATCAAGGGGTCTCTCGCGCCGGCCGCCGCGCTGATTTACGAAACGTTGATGGCGCGTGCTCAGGACGAGGTTGCGACCGAGTATGGCGAGCTCGCCGAATCCGCGCAGCATCCGGACGATTTCTCGTGGGTGACCTATCGCCTGCGAAAGGAGGCGCGCTGGCACGATGGCAAGCCGGTGACGCCGGAGGACGTGATCTTCTCGTTGGAGACGTTCAAGAAGCAGTCGCCTATGTACGCCTCCTACTACCGTCACGTCGTGAAGGCGGAGAAAGTCGCCGAGGGCGAAGTCAAGTTCACCTTCGATGCCCCGGGCAACCGCGAATTGCCGACCATCGTGGGCGAGCTGACGGTGCTGCCGAAGCATTGGTGGGAAGGCACCGATGCGCAGGGGCGCAAGCGCGATGTCAGCGCGACCACGCTGGAGCCGCCGCTCGGCTCCGGTCCCTACAAGATCAAGGAATTCGTGGCCGGACGTTCGATCAAGCTCGAGCGGGTGAAGGATTATTGGGGCGCCAACGTCCCGAGCCAGATCGGCCAGAACAATTTCGACGAGCTGCGTTTCGAGTTCTTCCGCGACAACCTCGTCGCGCTGGAAGCCTTCAAGGCCGATCAGGCCGATTGGATCGCGGAAAACTCCGCCAAGCAGTGGGCCACGGCCTATGATTTTCCGGCGGTGGCAGACAAGCGCGTGATCAAGGAAGAATTCCCGATCAACGATTCCGGACGGATGCAGGCCTTCGCCTTCAACATCCGCCGCGATCAGTTCAAGGACGCGCGACTGCGCCGCGCCTTCAACTACGCGTTCGATTTCGAAGAGATGAACAAGCAGCTCTTCTACGGCCAGTACAAGCGCATCGCCAGCTATTTCGAGGGCACGGAGCTCGCTTCGTCCGGCCTGCCGCAGGGGCAGGAGCTGGAGATTCTTCAGGCCGTGAAGGACAAGGTGCCGCCGGAGGTCTTCACCACGGTCTACCAGAACCCGGTCGGCGGCAGTCCGGAGGCCGTGCGGAGCAATCTGCGCGAGGCGGCAAGACTCCTGAAGGAGGCCGGCTTCGAGGTCAAGGACCACAAGCTGGTCGATAGCACCGGCAAGCCGCTCACGGTCGAGATCCTGGTGCAGGATCCGTCGTCCGAGCGCATCGCGCTGTTCTATAAGCCCTCGCTGGAACGCATCGGCGTCAGCACCTCGATCCGCGTCGTCGACGACGCGCAGTACCAGAACCGTCTGCGCAGCTTCGACTTCGACATGATCATCGATCAGTGGGGCGAATCGCTTTCGCCCGGCAACGAGCAGCGCGAGTTCTGGGGCTCGCAGGCGGCCGACATGCCCGGTGCGCGCAACACCATCGGCATCAAGAATCCTGCGGTCGATGCGTTGATCGAGAAGGTGATCTACGCCAAAAATCGCGCCGAACTGGTTGCCGCGACCCACGCGCTCGATCGCGTGCTGTTGTGGAATTTCTACCTCGTCCCTCAGTTCACCTACGGCTTCTCGCGCTACGCTCGCTGGGACCGCTTCAGCCATGCCGATCCGCTGCCGAAATACGGCCGGTCCGGCCTGCCGACGCTGTGGTGGTACGATGCTGAGAAGGCGGCGCGGATCGGAAAACGCTCTTGAGGAAGCAATTGCGCATGGCGCAGCTTTCACGCCGGCATGTGCTGGTCCTCGGTGTCGGCGGCGCGCTTGGCGCCGGCGCACTCCGCAAGGTGAGGGCGTCGGAGGCGGTGGCGGAAGCGCACGGCATCTCGGCGTTCGGCGACCTCAAATATCCGGCCGACTTTCACCATCTGGACTACGTCAACCCCGACGCTCCGAAGGGCGGAACGTTCTCGTTGATCCCGTCGGTGCGATCGTACAACCAGTCCTATTTCACGTTCTCCTCGCTCAACGCCTACATCCTGAAGGGCGAGGGCGCGCAGGGCATGGATATGACCTTCGCGGCCTTGATGGGACGCGCCAACGACGAGCCCGATGCCATGTACGGGCTCGCCGCCAAGTCGGTCCGGATCTCGCCGGACAAGCTGACCTATACCTTCACGATGCGTCCCGAGGCCCGTTTCCACGACGGCTCGAAGTTGACAGCGCATGATGTCGCCTTCTCGCTCAATGTCCTCAAGGAGAAGGGGCATCCGCTGATCGTCGTGCAGCTCCGCGATTTGGTGAAGGCCGAGGCGATCGACGACGCCACCGTCGCCGTCACCTTCGCGCCGAACCGCGCGCGCGACGTGCCGCTCTATGTCGCCGGCCTTCCGATCTTCTCGAAAGCGTATTACGCCACGCGCGCCTTCGATGAATCGACGCTCGATACGCCGCTCGGCTCCGGCCCGTACAAGGTTGGCAGATTCGAGGTCAACCGTTACGTCGAATACGACCGGGTCAAGGACTGGTGGGGCGCCGATCTGCCGCTCTGCCGCGGCAGCTTCAATTTCGATACGGTGCGCTACGAATTCTATCGCGACCGCGACGTCGCCTTCGAAGGCTTCACCGGCAAGAACTATCTGTTTCGCGAAGAGCTCACCGCGCGCATCTGGGCCACCCGCTACGATTTTCCCGCCGTCAAGGACGGCCGCGTCAAGCGCGAGCAGCTGCCGGACGAGACGCCGTCCGGCGCGCAGGGCTGGTTCATGAACCTCAGGCGCGACAAGTTCAAGGATCCGCGCGTGCGCGAGGCGCTGATCTACGCCTTCGACTTCGAGTGGACCAACAAGACCATCATGTACGGCGCCTATGCGCGTACGCGCTCGCCGTTCCAGAATTCCGACATGATGGTATCGGGCCCGCCTTCGCCCGAAGAGCTCGCATTGCTGGAGCCCTTCCGCGGCAAGGTGCCCGACGAAGTGTTCGGTCAGCCCTTCGTGCCGCCGGTGTCGGACGGCTCGGGGCAGGACCGTACTCTGCTGCGCAAGGCGAGCGAGCTGCTCAACGAAGCCGGCTTCGTCATCAAGGATCGCAAGCGGGTTCTGCCCAATGGCGAGCCGTTCACGATCGAGTTCCTGAACGACGAGCCCTCGCTCCAGCCGCATCACGGCCCCTACCTGAAGAACCTCGCAACGCTCGGCATCGATGCCACGTTCCGCCTGGTCGATGCCGTGCAATATCGCGCGCGAGTGGAGGATTTCGACTTCGACATGACCATGGAGCGGTTCTCGATGTCTGCGACACCGGGTGACGCCATGCGGCCGTTCTTCTCCTCGCAGGCAGCCAACACCAAGGGCTCGTACAACCTCGCCGGCATCTCCGATCCCGTGATCGATGCTCTGATCGAGAAGATCATCGCGGCCCAGAACCGGGCAGAGCTGACGACCGCCTGCCGTGTCTTCGACCGGGTGTTTCGCGCCGGCCGCTACTGGGTGCCGCAATGGTACGCCAATTTCCATCGCGTCGCGTATTGGGATCAGTTCAGCCATCCGGACAAGCCGGCGAAATATGCGCAAGGCGTCGGCGCGCCTGAAAACTGGTGGTACGATGCCGCCAAGGCGGCCAAGCTCGAGCAGGCGAAATAATCATGAGCGCCTATATCGCCCGCCGCATTCTCCTGATGATTCCGACATTGCTCGGAATCCTGTTCGTGTCCTTCGTCGTTGTGCAATTCGCGCCGGGCGGTCCGGTCGAGCGCGTCATCGCGCAGCTCTCGGGCGCCGATACCGGCGGCAGCTCGCGCATCTCGGGCGGCGGCGACTTTGCGCAGCGCGCGCCGGGGCAGCTCGGCGGCGGCGGCGATGCCATCAACTCGAAGTACCGTGGCGCTCAGGGGCTCGACCCCGATTTCATCAAGAAGCTCGAAGTGCAATTCGGCTTCGACAAGCCGGCGCCGGAGCGCTTTGCGCTGATGGTGTGGAATTTCGCCCGCTTCGATTTCGGCAAGAGCTATTTCCGGGACGTCAGCGTGATCCAGCTGATCAAGGAGAAGCTGCCGGTTTCGATCTCGCTCGGCATCTGGCTGACGCTGATCACCTATCTGATCTCGATCCCGCTCGGCATCCGCAAGGCGGTGAAGGACGGTACGCGCTTCGACACCTGGACCTCGGCGATCATCATCATCGGATTCGCGATTCCCGGCTTCCTGTTCGCGATCCTCCTGATCATCCTGTTCGCCGGCGGCTCGTTCTTCAACCTGTTCCCGCTGCGCGGCCTGACCTCGGACGGCTGGTCGCAATTTCCCTGGTACTGGAAGATCATCGACTATTTCTGGCACCTCACCTTGCCGCTGATCTCGATGGGCCTCAGCGCATTCGCGACCATGACGCTGCTGACCAAGAACTCGTTCCTCGACGAGATCCGCAAGCAATATGTCATGACCGCACGGGCCAAGGGCTGCAGCGAGAACCAGGTGCTCTACGGCCACATCTTCCGCAACGCGATGCTGATCGTGATCGCGGGCTTTCCGGGCGCCTTCATCCACGCCTTCTTCTCCGGCTCGCTGCTGATCGAGACGATCTTCTCGCTGGACGGGCTCGGGCTGCTCAGCTTCGAGAGCGTGCTCAACCGCGATTACCCCGTCGTGTTCGGCACGCTCTACATCTTTTCGCTCGTCGGTCTCGTGGTCAATCTGATCTCCGATCTGACCTATATGTGGATCGATCCGCGGATCGACTTCGAGGCGAGGGAGGTCTGATGACGCTGACCGCTCCGACTCCGATCGAGACCTCGGCCAAGAGTCCGCTCGGTGCGGCCGTGCCGATCACGCGCAA encodes:
- a CDS encoding c-type cytochrome; this translates as MDSFELNKILGAVLGTCLILLVTSFTANALFSPKMPEKPGFEIAVKEEAGDKGGAPAAAASSEPIEKLLQTASVEKGAAAAKKCAACHTFEKGGPNRVGPNLYGIVGDHRGEGRNGFNFSAAMKAKGGTWTIDELNKFIANPKGDIPGTAMGFAGIPKDSERADVLAYLNSLSDNPKPLPTAAK
- a CDS encoding extracellular solute-binding protein, translating into MAITRRDLLLTGAAAAALPALGSAAGVPLVGSAEAQTGELASNGLPWRHALSLFGDIKYPAGFKRFDYVNPDAPKGGVARLISLGTFDNFNLAVAGIKGSLAPAAALIYETLMARAQDEVATEYGELAESAQHPDDFSWVTYRLRKEARWHDGKPVTPEDVIFSLETFKKQSPMYASYYRHVVKAEKVAEGEVKFTFDAPGNRELPTIVGELTVLPKHWWEGTDAQGRKRDVSATTLEPPLGSGPYKIKEFVAGRSIKLERVKDYWGANVPSQIGQNNFDELRFEFFRDNLVALEAFKADQADWIAENSAKQWATAYDFPAVADKRVIKEEFPINDSGRMQAFAFNIRRDQFKDARLRRAFNYAFDFEEMNKQLFYGQYKRIASYFEGTELASSGLPQGQELEILQAVKDKVPPEVFTTVYQNPVGGSPEAVRSNLREAARLLKEAGFEVKDHKLVDSTGKPLTVEILVQDPSSERIALFYKPSLERIGVSTSIRVVDDAQYQNRLRSFDFDMIIDQWGESLSPGNEQREFWGSQAADMPGARNTIGIKNPAVDALIEKVIYAKNRAELVAATHALDRVLLWNFYLVPQFTYGFSRYARWDRFSHADPLPKYGRSGLPTLWWYDAEKAARIGKRS
- a CDS encoding extracellular solute-binding protein is translated as MAQLSRRHVLVLGVGGALGAGALRKVRASEAVAEAHGISAFGDLKYPADFHHLDYVNPDAPKGGTFSLIPSVRSYNQSYFTFSSLNAYILKGEGAQGMDMTFAALMGRANDEPDAMYGLAAKSVRISPDKLTYTFTMRPEARFHDGSKLTAHDVAFSLNVLKEKGHPLIVVQLRDLVKAEAIDDATVAVTFAPNRARDVPLYVAGLPIFSKAYYATRAFDESTLDTPLGSGPYKVGRFEVNRYVEYDRVKDWWGADLPLCRGSFNFDTVRYEFYRDRDVAFEGFTGKNYLFREELTARIWATRYDFPAVKDGRVKREQLPDETPSGAQGWFMNLRRDKFKDPRVREALIYAFDFEWTNKTIMYGAYARTRSPFQNSDMMVSGPPSPEELALLEPFRGKVPDEVFGQPFVPPVSDGSGQDRTLLRKASELLNEAGFVIKDRKRVLPNGEPFTIEFLNDEPSLQPHHGPYLKNLATLGIDATFRLVDAVQYRARVEDFDFDMTMERFSMSATPGDAMRPFFSSQAANTKGSYNLAGISDPVIDALIEKIIAAQNRAELTTACRVFDRVFRAGRYWVPQWYANFHRVAYWDQFSHPDKPAKYAQGVGAPENWWYDAAKAAKLEQAK
- a CDS encoding microcin C ABC transporter permease YejB, whose protein sequence is MSAYIARRILLMIPTLLGILFVSFVVVQFAPGGPVERVIAQLSGADTGGSSRISGGGDFAQRAPGQLGGGGDAINSKYRGAQGLDPDFIKKLEVQFGFDKPAPERFALMVWNFARFDFGKSYFRDVSVIQLIKEKLPVSISLGIWLTLITYLISIPLGIRKAVKDGTRFDTWTSAIIIIGFAIPGFLFAILLIILFAGGSFFNLFPLRGLTSDGWSQFPWYWKIIDYFWHLTLPLISMGLSAFATMTLLTKNSFLDEIRKQYVMTARAKGCSENQVLYGHIFRNAMLIVIAGFPGAFIHAFFSGSLLIETIFSLDGLGLLSFESVLNRDYPVVFGTLYIFSLVGLVVNLISDLTYMWIDPRIDFEAREV